The nucleotide sequence CTGTAGTATTGGGGGACAAATCAGCCATGCAAAGTGTCCAAAAATCATTCAGCCTGCATTGTTTATTACTGAGAATAATAGTAATCCTCCCATTACCATTTCCCATCCTCTGCcagttccctcctttcctttggaCTGCTCTCCACACATCCAGACTAAGAAGAATCAAGCATTCCATGCAGCAAATACACACAACTTTCAGGAATACCCAGGAACATGGAATTTCCAAAGTTTCTCCACCCGGAATGCTGTTTAAGGCTCAAATGTTGTCTGACAATATCAATATCTCTGGCCTACACTCACCCCTTCCTGGAATTCTAAGGGCATTTACTCTTTATAACCATTTACTTGGCTGCCTGGAATTGTTAGTTGAAAATATTAGGTCTACCTAGCTCATTCTCCTCAGTAGACAAACAAGTCCCCTGTGGCAGAGTCTATGTCTTTACGCCTTCACACTCCACATAATACCTAGCACAATGCTGggtacatagtaagtactccATAAGAGTTGATAAATGATGAAAACAAATCAGaatgagaagaaaggagggaatgaTTGCATCATCTCTCTAGCCGGCTACCTGAATACCGATTGTTCAAAAACCCACTTACATTCTGGGGATTAAAGGTAAGGATTTATCTTCAAGAATGGAACAAAGTATAGTTTGGGGGGGTCAATCTCACATTCTAAAAGTCTAAGGTTCTGGACTCTCCTGCTTTTGGACTCTGGGGTgacacctcccccccaccccctaccaTCCGTGCATgtgagcacagggcctggctgggCTGGTGGAGAGTGATGAGTGATGAGCTATGTATTGCCCATCCCTGACTGTTTACCCTCTTTTGTCCTCAGGCTTGTTAGAGTGCTGTGCGAGATGTCTCGTAGGGGCCCCctttgcttccctggtggccactGGATTGTGTTTCTTTGGGGTGGCACTGTTCTGTGGCTGTGGACATGAAGCACTCACTGGCACAGAAAAGCTAATTGAGACCTATTTCTCCAAAAACTACCAGGACTATGAATATCTCATCAATGTGTAAGTACCTACTGTCCCCCACGAACCCTGTCTATCTTTGAGATACAGAACTCATCAGTACCTTAGTGACTAGTAGGGGATTGGTGTGGGGACAGACAGGATTCCTGGATCTTCCTTCTGTGTGCAGGTTCTACCTGTGCCACATCTGAAGCCCTAAATGAAGGGAGAGTGCCACATTCAGAGGGGGAGTTCTGCCTGCCTGCCAGCCCACTCCTaaccacacccaccccacccttgCTTTGTCCCAcatgttttaatttctgctaAGTAGGGTTAACATGGACAGAGTTGGAGCCTCTGAAGTGGTCCATATAAAGAACTCGGGGGAGGCACGACTAGACAGGGTGGGGCTGCTTCTCTTGGTTTACCACACCACTTGAGTCCGCTCAGGCACAGTACTAAGCCTCTCCTGTTCCTAGGGCAAGTTagactcctcttctttcatcCCTCTTCCTTCTTGCCTAGCTCCTCTCTACTCTCTCCTCTGAGGGAGCATCTCTGAAGGGTCAGGTCAAGGAGAGTAGTGCCCCGGTTCTTCAGGTTACAGGGTAAACCAGGTGTTGGGAGGAGCATCTTCTTTTACTTCAATGAAGATAAGGTAGAAGCACAGAGGAAGAACCTAGTGATCCCTCTAAAGAATCCCTAGCCTTGTTTAGGTGCCCACTCAAGGGTCCAACTAACTTATGCAGCAAGGGAACTGGGTCCTCAATTCATTAGATTTTCTGGCTTTTTGTCTGTCTGTTAATGTAGGATCCATGCTTTCCAGTATGTCATCTATGGAActgcctctttcttcttcctttatggGGCCCTCCTGCTGGCTGAGGGCTTCTACACCACCGGCGCAGTCAGGCAGATCTTTGGCGACTACAAGACCACCATCTGCGGCAAGGGCCTGAGTGCAACGGTAACAGGGGGCCAGAAGGGGAGGGGTTCCAGAGGCCAACATCAAGCTCATTCTTTGGAGCGGGTGTGTCATTGTTTGGGAAAATGGCTAGGACATCCCGACAAGGTGATCATCCTCAGGATTTTGTGGCAATAACAGGGGGTGGGGGACAACTGGGCGTGAGTCTGTGGCCACACCCCCACCCAAGGCTGGGTCCTCTTTAGGGGCCTGGCTTTTGAGTGAGGACGTGATGGCTGCAGCCAAATGAGAAGGTCAGGAAGAACGTGGTGCCCAGCTGGCTTAgcctcactttttaaaagttccctAGAAAATTTCATCTCAAAAGGAAAAGCATGAGTTTCGTGGGATGCTTTGTTCAATCAGACCATTTCTAAGCCATCTGTTGGTACCCCTTTACTCCCCTCCTAGCTGGGACCACAACAAGAGTAGATCTGACTGCCCAAGAGTTTAAAATGCTACTCGTGGGATTGAGATGTAGGTAGGTACCTGATCTGAGAGGGAGGGTGGATCATAGAAATTAAGTAATTGACTCCAAGATGGAATCCATAATATTCTGGGATCCTACATTGTTGGAGGCCCCAGAGGGGGCTAGTGTAGATCTGCATATTTAATACTTTATCTTTGTTAGAGGGCTATCCATGCTTCCAGTGAGGTATACATTGGTTTCCAGCCTCTAGAGTTAAAGATCCTTTGGGGGATGAACATCTGTGGGTTGTGGTGATGTCTTTTGTGGCTAGCAGTTGGCTTAGAAAGGTTTTGGGATCGGAAATTTAAATCTCTTATTGGCTTTGTTCAATAACTAGGGATCCAAAGTCCTTTGACAAAGAACATTTTCTAAGCTCAGCCTAAGGCATTTAAATGGCACGACTTTCTTTCAAgatctcttttgatttcttcacacCTTATCTGCCCAAACAATCTCCTGAAGCCTCTCTAACCCAGGGGTCCTCCTCACTCCAACCCCCAcccattccccccaccctctGTCATATTTGGGGCCAGTTCTCTAGTAGATACTGCCAATGACATTTGGTAGAGGTGCCCTGCTTACTAATTTCATTTGGTGGAAATCCCTGGAACCTGGTTTCATGTCTGGTACATGCCATTCCAGGATCTCCTTGTTTATATTTCAATGTCTGCAGGCTGATGTTGATTTCTAACCACCCCATGTCAATTGTTTTAGTTTGTGGGCATCACCTATGCCCTGACCATTGTGTGGCTCCTGGTGTTTGCCTGCTCTGCTGTGCCTGTGTACATTTACTTCAACACTTGGACCACTTGCCAGTCTATTGCCACCCCCAGCAAGACCTCTGCCAGTATAGGCAGTCTCTGTGCTGATGCCAGAATGTATGGTGAGTTAAGGTGGCTTGGCTCCCCTACCCCCTATCGAAGCACTATATATTTGGTTCTTAGGGTAAGGAAGGTGGTAattatggggaaaaataaaaatatggatgCTTGGATCTAGTTTGTTAATCCTTCTCATTGAAACTGGAGAGGTTTCTTCCCTGAGAAGGGAACTTCTTGGAGGTGGTGGGAGTTTTCTTGGCTCTTTGCACTGCTCTACCCCAGTTGACTGCTGTCCCCAACCCAGAAGCAGCACAtttcaataacaaacaaaaaaatttgcaaCTGTTTTTTTGGGTAAATCTTTAGAAAAGAAGATCCTGATTGTCAGTAGGACCCAACTTTTCAGCCAGGATGATTAAAGATGGAAGAAGTGCTCCATATAGCCCCATAACTCTGTGAAGCTTACCTTGGTTGATATTTGTGTCTTATGTAGGTGTTCTCCCATGGAATGCCTTCCCTGGCAAGGTGTGTGGCTCCAACCTTCTGTCCATCTGCAAAACAGCTGAGGTGAGTGGGGCATTGGGTTATTTTACAGTGGAATGGCTAGTAACATAAAATTTCTACCCAGCTTTGATTTTAAGGACCACAATTTCTTTTTGCTGGATTTTGAGTTAGCAAATTGCCTTCTATAAAATATTGCCTGAGCCAATGAGCATACATGGTAAAATATCTATTTTCCTTAAAGCTGCAGAGAAAGCCTTCCATTCTAAGACTTCCTCccttaaaagagaaatttttagCTCTAGGTAAAGGTAGAGCTTAATGGCAAAATCCCCCAAgtgaaaattttcattcttttacttaaaaaccttATCAAGAGAATGGGTTGTGCCCAGACATATGTAGGTTTTATAAAACACATTTAGTTTGGAACTTCTCaatctcatttaaaaagaaagtacatttgaaaaaggaaacactGTATTGAGAATGGATATTATACACAAAGGAGGCAGGGGAATAAAAGTAAATCCTGAGGAAGAAGGCAGTAAACTATTTCTTTGAAAGCAAAATGTTTTGGGATTCTGGGCACAACCCAGGGGAATCAGTTGATTATTTGGGAAGACCATACTATTTTATGAGTATTCTGTGTTCTGGGTGCTGTGGGGTCAGGTGCCATGGTGTACATTGAAGAATGGGAGGCCTACACTCACGGATGTAACAACTTAGTTAGAGATGccaaattaacacacagaaagatATCGACACATTCAGAAAGTTGCACTCATGATCTGCAGCAGAGCCTATTTCAGCTGTTGCAAGACCCAGTTCTCCCTTTTGCATTTTCTTACAGTTCCAAATGACCTTCCACCTGTTTATTGCTGCATTTGTGGGGGCCGCAGCAACACTGGTTTCCCTGGTGAGTTGTCTTTTAATGATCTTGGaaaataagtggtcctgggataGCTTGGGTACAGCTCTGCTGAAAGGTAAAAAGAGGTAGATTCCTTCTAACCTTGAAGTGCTGGAGAAAAGCTGCTGGGCAGAGACAGCAGAGTGTAGAGACTGTGGCCTTCTACTTTGGGTTGGCAAGGcagaaaattttcagaaatgagaTAAGAACAAGCAAAGTGGtgtgaggaagaggaaagagattcGTGGTCAAGAATAATAAGATAGAGCATTTACAGAGCATGTAACATTGCCAGGTGCTTTGCAGTCAGAAATTATAGTTAATTCTCAACACATTCCGATCAGATCAGTGACAAGAACACTGAAACCTTACTAAACATGATTCTTGGTAGCCTGGAATTCTATATACTGTAAATAGGAATCATCTTGGATGCTCTCCAAGGGATTTAGTTACTCTCCTGAAAATACTGGAAGGACCTCTTAACATTATTAGAATTGTTATTATGGATGGTGTTTCGGCTCAGTGTCAATGTAGTGCATTCATTGTTCAGATTAAGAACCCGGGGTACTGAAGGGTGAAGCAATTTATCTCCAGTCACTGAATAAGTGGTGATCAACCAAGGATCAGCTTGCAGCACTCCTGGCCCCCACCGCTGAGGCTTTTCTACGGAGTCGAGTTGTTCCTCATCTTGTGAAATAAATGGATGCATTAAGCAGGGGAAGGCTGTGCTGCACGGTGTGGCTATGCGTCTACAGCAAGCACCCTATGAATCCAGGTCGCTCAGACACGTAAGATATGATGGCAGAGCCCAGTTAGTGTTCACTTTCCTGAGGAAAACTCAGTGCTGGGCTGAGCAGAGGTGTGGAAAAATTCCTTGTCGAGTTGATTCTCTGGGCCTGGGCCATTGGAAGGAAATGTCTCAGAGAGGACTTCTAGTGAAGTTTACAGGGCAAAAGCCTGGATGTGCTGCTTTTTGCAGAACAGgaggttttttctttatttaactaTGATTTTATTTCTACCCTTCCTCGTTCCCAAAAGGAGTGGAGGAGGGAGCCTTTTCTACTCTCACTCATATTCTCTCTTCTCTTACCTACAGCTCACCTTCATGATTGCTGCCACTTACAACTTTGCCGTCCTGAAACTCATGGGCCGAGGCACCAAGTTCTGATATCCTgtagaaattttcctttctctaataGCGAGGCTCTAACCACACAGCCTACAATGCTGCGTCTCCCATGTTAACTCTTTGCCTTTGCCACTGACTGGCCCTCTTCTTACTTGACGAGTGTAACAAGAAAGGAGAGTCTCGTGGTGATTAATGTCTCTCCGTGGACTCTCCCCTCTTACGTACCTCTTTTAGTCATTTTGCTTCATAGCTGGTTCCTGCTAGAAATGGGAAATGCTTAAGATGGTGACTCCCCAACTGCAAGTCACAAAGAAATGGAGGCTCAATTCAATTTTCAAGCATCTCCTGAGGACCAGGAAGTGCTTTCTTCTCaaagggcacttccactgatggAAACAAAGTGGAAAGAAAGATGCTCAGGTAGAGAAAAGGGATGTACCTGGCCCCCTTGCCATTTTGGGGGCCAAATATATCCTCGTTGGTGTACAAAACCGAGAACTCATTCCTGTCTCCCTATTACCATggaagatagaagaaaaaaagaatgccagCAAAACAATAAGAGCATTTGCCCAAATCTACCTATTGCAGCTGGGAGAAGGGGGTCAAAGCAAGGATCTTTCACCCATAGAAAGAGAGCACTGACCCCGATGGCAATGGACTATTTAAGCCCTAACTCAGCCAACCTTACTTATAGCATAAGGGAGCGTAGTGTCTGTGGAGACAAAGGGGGCACCTGGCCTTATACCTCGTTAGAGAAGAGAAACAAGGTGTTGTCAGCATTTTCTCACTCCCTTCTCCTTGATAACAGCTACCATGACAACCCTGTGGTTTCCAAGGAGCTGAGGATAGAGAGAAACTAGCTCATACGAAAAAAGACTGGTCTAAGGAGCAGCAGTTGCTAGAGGCTAACGGTGTAAACTGAGCCAGCCCTCTGGTAGACACAGGATAGATAACTCTTTGGATAGCATGTCTTCTTTCTGTTAATTAGTTGTGTACTTAGGCCTCTGTCATATCTTCACAATGGTGCTCTTTTCATGGGGTATTATCCATTCAGTCATAGCAGGTGATTTGAAGATCTTGATTTGTTTCAGAATGATGCACATTTCACATTTTTCAGTTTGTCTATCGCTTGTTTGGGGTTGTACCAGAAAGGTCTGGAGAATGATTCTTTGGTTATGATTCTTTAACAAATGAAAATTGGACATTAAAAAACGCAAATGATGTGTAAAATTGGCTAGTTATTGCATCTCTTGGGATTTTAGACCAATTATTCCGTCCTTTGCAGAAACAGATTTGGTGAATTTGAACCTCAGTTTGAATAACCTATTTGATCATTCTTTCTAGCTGGCGGGAGATGATTTGATTTAGCAATGTTACCTTGGTGTATTAAAGAGTTAGGTTTAACATACAGGTTATTCTCTCCTGGTGCAGATCATATAACTGAATGCACCAGCCATCAGCTATTCAGTTGGTAAGCTTCCATGGAAAAGGAAAAGTGGAAAGAGTTTGAAATTCGAATAGCTCCCAGGTTTCAGTCTTCCCTTTCTGTGTTTGGGTTTTAACTttgggttaaaaaataaaaagttgatttGTCTTTATTAAGGGAAAGATTTTATGGGTATGGCTGTATGTGGCTCTGTTGCTGTAAAGAGTCGTTTTGTTTTCTCCCCCAAAGTGGTTTCAACAACGTTTAAGGAGATGTAAGGTTTACAAAAAGACACTTGATATTTGCTTTCAGAACAGTATACAAGACAAGCTTCCAGGCTGCATAGAGGGAGCAGATGGAAAAGGTTCTGTAAGAAACCAATCAAGATCAAGGAAAGTGAAGTAATCCAtaccttgtgttttgttttgatttaataACATAACAAATAACCAACCCTTCCCTGAAAACCTcccatgcatacatacacacatatacacacatgaagAGAGTTAATCAACTGaaagtgtttccttcatttctgatataGAATTCCATTTTTAACACACATAAAGGATAAACTTTTAGAAACTTatcttacaaaatgtattttataaaattaaagaaaataaaattaagaatgttcTCAAACACTGTGGCTTTTGATTGAATTGTTCTATTTAACCCTACAATAGCAACTCAAAATAATTGTACTTTTATTGTGCTTTGTTTAAggagcttatttatttttcaggtcaTACAAGTCATTCCCACaacaattttctgaaataaagagTAGATAAATCACTTCTATTTTTATAGCTGGAGGCACTAAGAAATAGAGGCAAATAAAGTACCCAAAGGAATCCAATAATCCAATAAATACGTATCTGAGCTTGGACTAGAACTCAACTCAGGTCTTGCTACCAACTCATTGCATTTTAAGGTTTCTTTTCTCTTAGAAGTTGGGTTTCAAAGTATTGTTCTACTAATTCAGAGTCAAGTATGGTTTCTTCTTTAATATGACAATGGTGCCCCAGCCCTGGTGTGTATAGGATTCAGTTATTGTTAACTTTTCTTGGAATTGTTGTCTATTCCAAAAATAACACTTAGTGCTTCATACATGAATAATGCTTAGTTTTATCTGGAAAGTACTGGTTGAAAGGTTTAATGTAGGGGCAGAGCAGATATGGTAAGGGCAATGTGAATTTAAACAGTCTGTGGCGGGGCAGTGTTAAGATAAATTAGTGACACCTGCTACTCTAATGGCCAGCCCAGTAGCCCACTTGGGACACAGCATTAAATCCCTGTCACAACCCTAGGCTAGAATTTGACACTGTCAGACAGTAGGCACTCTAATGACCAGCCTAAAGAAAGCTGACTTAAAGTTAGCTGTCAATTCATTGTCCCGTAGTTGCAGATGGCAAGGAGCATgatcagagagaaaggagagtttAGCTTGGGGGCAACAAGTCAGTCATCAGTTGAGGAGCTCCGTTCAAAGGTAGCTTCAATTTAATCTCCTGGTTTCTGCTTCACTGCAATTAATATTCTGCAAGCAAGGCTGGTTGGATGACTTTaagacaaagagaataaaaatatgacaagGACTTATTTTTAGACACTGGCAAACAAGGACACAGCACTATATTTTGGAGAATTGATTTAGGGTGCTATAGAGTGATGTATTTTTGCTTCAGAGGAGTGGAAAACCAGTTCCCAAGAAAGCTGTGTTCTCCATCTGCCCTTTTTTGGCTCTGCCCTCTGGGACCGATCTATAGATGGAGTTTCCAGGCTCTCAGAAGCTGAGAGTGTCTCCAGTCTGTCAATTGAGCCCTTTGTTCTTAGCTCTGCCACACACCATAAACCTCTTTTCTCTGAACTGAAAGAGTTCTCTTTGTGCTTAGATCAGCCAAAGATCAAGATGCAGCAGTATaaacaagaaacattttcttACAGCATCAGTTGTACTGCTTTTCCTATCTTCAGGGTCAGTACTGAGTGCAGTTATGCAGGGTGTGGAAGCTGCGGCTTTGGCCAGagcaacattcattcattcactaattcagtctacaaatatttattgggcacttactaAGCTTTGTGCTAAACCCTGGGAGTTTCAAGTTTGGGGGTGATGTGGGTAGAAAGGGGATAAAGATATGATCTCAAGGATCTCACTCAGCCTCAGCCATAGCGGAGAAGAGTTCCAGGGTGGAGCAGAGTGGAGGCAGGGAGCATGCGAGAAGCAATCTGACCGGCTGACTGCAGTGGGCATCTGAATTCTCCCCTCAGTATGTGGGAGAGGTCGTGGTTAAGGGCCATGACTTCACGTGGCTCTGGCTTTCTAGGGCcctgataaaaacaaaacttcaatttAGAGTCCTGACAACTTGTGACTTGCTCTCTATGTCACCCTGCTCCTGGCCTTACATGTGACAGTATTTATGTACACACTGTCACAATGCATGTGCGTGCTTCCACCCACTCAGTCATCTTGGGAGTCAGAGGGCACACAGATCAGGATTTATATAAACACAGGCTATTCAGCCTGCCTTTTTTTCCCATCCAGGCTAAATCTGAGAAGCCATGAGGGTAATAGTATAAGACACAAGGTACTTCTCTCTTTGATTTTTCATACTGTGAGCACAGATAGTGTGTCTATTTTGACATTCATGGTTAGCTTGATGAATATTAAGtaacagagggaagaaatattcattcttttttttaattcctcttttttattgcggtaaaatatacataaataatatttattttaaccatttataaatatgcagttcagtggcattaaatacagtcacagtgttgtgttaaccatcaccactgtctataaccaaaactttttcatcatcctcaacaaaaactctgtaaccatcaaacagtaacaaccccattttccctcccaccagcccttagtaacctctattctattttctgtctctatgaacttgcctattctaggtacttaGTGTAAGTAGAatctacagtatttgtccttctatgtctggcttatttcactaaatatagtgttttcaaggttcatcca is from Orcinus orca chromosome X, mOrcOrc1.1, whole genome shotgun sequence and encodes:
- the PLP1 gene encoding myelin proteolipid protein isoform X1, with product MGLLECCARCLVGAPFASLVATGLCFFGVALFCGCGHEALTGTEKLIETYFSKNYQDYEYLINVIHAFQYVIYGTASFFFLYGALLLAEGFYTTGAVRQIFGDYKTTICGKGLSATVTGGQKGRGSRGQHQAHSLERVCHCLGKWLGHPDKFVGITYALTIVWLLVFACSAVPVYIYFNTWTTCQSIATPSKTSASIGSLCADARMYGVLPWNAFPGKVCGSNLLSICKTAEFQMTFHLFIAAFVGAAATLVSLLTFMIAATYNFAVLKLMGRGTKF
- the PLP1 gene encoding myelin proteolipid protein isoform X2, yielding MGLLECCARCLVGAPFASLVATGLCFFGVALFCGCGHEALTGTEKLIETYFSKNYQDYEYLINVIHAFQYVIYGTASFFFLYGALLLAEGFYTTGAVRQIFGDYKTTICGKGLSATFVGITYALTIVWLLVFACSAVPVYIYFNTWTTCQSIATPSKTSASIGSLCADARMYGVLPWNAFPGKVCGSNLLSICKTAEFQMTFHLFIAAFVGAAATLVSLLTFMIAATYNFAVLKLMGRGTKF